From one Rosa rugosa chromosome 4, drRosRugo1.1, whole genome shotgun sequence genomic stretch:
- the LOC133706761 gene encoding probable metal-nicotianamine transporter YSL6 — MESETIFMEVSEQLLHDSNKFRAIQPVESDSNPEWKDQITMRGLVVSTMLGSLFCIIIHKLNLTTGIIPSLNVAAGLLGFFFIQSWTGFLSKLGFRVTPFTRQENTVIQTCVVACYTLALTGGFGSYLIAMDEKTYELTGANHPGNRAQDVKNPSLGWMTVFLFVVSFGGIFTLVPLRKVMIMDYKLTYPSGTATAMLINSLQTKTGAELARKQVRSLAKYLSISFVWSCFKWFFSGIGDSCGFDNFPSFGLTLFKNTFYFDFGLTYVGCGLICPRIVVCSVLLGGIISWGLLWPFISQQAGDWYPADLGSNDFKGLYGYKVFIAIALILGDGLYNLIKIIGMTLKEIYNNISKRSNLPVVKEVLNGESSEELMEQRKRDEVFLKDRIPTWLAGSGYLVLGALSVATLPIIFPPFKWYLVLFSYILAPILAFCNSYGTGLTDCSLLFTYGKIGLFVIASLIGSDGGVIGGLASCGVMMSIIGTAGELMQDFKTGYLTLSSPKSMFVSQLVGTAMGCVIAPLTFWLFWTAFDIGAPDGPYKAPHAVIFREMAILGTEGFSKFPKHCLALCGGFFMAALVINLLRDVIPKRISRFIPIPMAMAIPFYIGSYFAIDLFVGTMILYIWEQVNRKDAEDYAGAVASGLMCGDGIWTIPSAILSIFKVNPPICMYFGPSLSS; from the exons ATGGAGAGTGAAACGATCTTCATGGAAGTATCAGAACAATTGCTGCATGATTCAAATAAGTTTAGAGCCATTCAACCTGTGGAGAGCGATTCAAACCCTGAATGGAAGGACCAGATCACAATGAGAGGGCTGGTGGTGAGCACGATGTTGGGGAGTCTTTTCTGCATCATCATTCACAAGCTCAATCTAACAACCGGGATCATCCCATCCTTGAATGTTGCTGCGGGGCTGCTAGGCTTCTTTTTCATCCAGTCCTGGACTGGCTTCTTGTCTAAGTTGGGATTTAGGGTTACCCCCTTTACAAGGCAAGAGAACACCGTCATCCAGACTTGTGTCGTCGCTTGCTATACCCTCGCTCTTACCG GGGGATTCGGTTCATATCTGATAGCAATGGATGAGAAAACATATGAACTCACTGGAGCCAATCACCCTGGGAATCGGGCACAAGATGTTAAAAATCCAAGCTTGGGGTGGATGACTGTTTTCTTGTTTGTCGTCAGCTTTGGTGGCATCTTTACTCTTGTTCCACTTCGTAAG GTTATGATCATGGATTACAAACTTACATATCCCAGTGGGACAGCCACAGCAATGTTGATAAATAGTCTTCAAACTAAAACTGGCGCAGAGCTTGCCCG GAAGCAAGTACGTTCTCTTGCGAAGTATCTAAGTATAAGTTTTGTTTGGAGCTGTTTTAAGTGGTTCTTTAGTGGTATTGGAGATTCATGTGGGTTTGACAACTTTCCTAGCTTTGGACTAACACTATTTAAGAACAC GTTTTATTTTGACTTCGGTTTAACCTATGTTGGATGTGGTCTTATCTGTCCTCGCATAGTCGTTTGTTCAGTTCTTCTTGGGGGTATCATATCATGGGGTTTACTCTGGCCCTTCATATCCCAACAGGCAGGGGACTGGTATCCAGCAGACCTCGGTAGTAATGATTTTAAAGGTCTTTATGGATACAAG GTCTTTATTGCTATTGCTCTCATTCTTGGGGATGGTCTCTACAATTTAATCAAGATTATAGGCATGACTCTTAAAGAAATTTACAATAATATTAGCAAACGGAGCAACCTTCCTGTTGTTAAAGAGGTACTAA ATGGTGAGAGTTCTGAAGAATTGATGGAgcaaagaaaaagagatgagGTATTTCTCAAGGATAGAATACCAACTTGGCTTGCTGGTTCTGGATATCTCGTCCTAGGGGCATTATCGGTAGCAACATTGCCCATCATCTTTCCCCCTTTCAAATGGTATTTGGTTCTCTTCTCATACATCCTTGCTCCTATCCTTGCCTTCTGCAATTCCTATGGCACTGGCCTCACAGACTGCAGTTTACTTTTTACATATGGGAAAATTGGTCTTTTTGTAATTGCTTCATTAATCGGAAGTGATGGTGGAGTTATAGGCGGTTTAGCATCTTGTGGGGTGATGATGTCCATTATTGGTACAGCAGGCGAACTCATGCAAGACTTCAAGACAGGTTACCTGACTCTGTCCTCACCCAAGTCAATGTTCGTCAGTCAGCTAGTGGGAACAGCCATGGGTTGTGTAATTGCTCCATTAACGTTTTGGTTGTTTTGGACTGCCTTTGACATTGGGGCGCCTGATGGCCCATATAAAGCACCACATGCTGTGATATTTAGGGAAATGGCGATTTTAGGTACTGAAGGCTTCTCTAAGTTCCCGAAGCACTGCTTGGCTTTGTGCGGTGGGTTTTTCATGGCAGCTCTGGTTATAAACCTCCTGAGGGATGTGATTCCCAAGAGAATATCACGATTCATTCCTATTCCAATGGCCATGGCAATTCCATTCTACATCGGATCATATTTTGCCATAGACTTATTTGTTGGGACAATGATATTGTATATATGGGAGCAAGTGAATAGGAAGGATGCGGAGGATTATGCAGGGGCAGTTGCTTCAGGTCTAATGTGTGGTGATGGGATTTGGACGATTCCATCAGCAATCCTGTCTATTTTTAAGGTGAATCCACCTATCTGTATGTACTTTGGGCCTTCTTTGAGCAGTTGA
- the LOC133706762 gene encoding peroxidase 43: MALVSGLILVFLVGSICLSEGQFNRLTVGFYDETCPNAESIVRAVVREAALSDSTIPAVLLRLHFHDCFVEGCDGSILIDNGESAEKNAFGHQGVRGFEVIDKAKAQLEATCHGVVSCADIVALAARDAISLAGGPSYEVPAGRIDGVVSNLSLAGDMPDVSDSIQQLKAKFMRKGLSEKDLVILSAAHTIGTTACFFMTKRLYNFFPGGGSDPTINPILLQELKRKCPENGDVNVRLPIDRGSEETFDIHILQNIRSGFAVLESDAKLNDDETTSSVIDSYFGFFQPPFGPSFEADFVESIIKMGQIGIKTSLEGGVRRICSSFS, encoded by the exons ATGGCTTTGGTTTCTGGTTTGATCTTGGTCTTTTTAGTTGGTAGCATTTGTTTGTCGGAGGGCCAGTTTAACCGGCTTACAGTCGGTTTCTACGACGAAACATGCCCCAATGCCGAGTCCATTGTTCGTGCCGTCGTCCGGGAAGCTGCTCTTTCGGATTCCACCATTCCGGCCGTCTTGCTCAGGCTTCATTTTCACGACTGCTTCGTTGAG GGCTGTGATGGTTCAATCCTTATAGACAATGGTGAAAGCGCAGAGAAAAATGCGTTTGGTCACCAAGGGGTTAGGGGATTTGAAGTGATAGACAAGGCAAAAGCACAGTTGGAGGCTACATGCCATGGCGTCGTTTCCTGTGCAGACATTGTGGCCTTGGCGGCTAGAGATGCCATATCGTTG GCGGGTGGGCCGAGTTACGAGGTGCCTGCGGGGCGGATAGACGGAGTCGTTTCAAATCTGTCCCTGGCCGGTGATATGCCGGATGTTAGTGATTCGATTCAGCAACTCAAGGCCAAGTTCATGAGGAAGGGACTCTCAGAAAAGGACCTTGTCATTCTCAGTG CTGCTCATACAATTGGGACAACAGCTTGCTTCTTCATGACCAAAAGGCTCTACAACTTTTTTCCAGGAGGGGGATCTGATCCAACAATCAACCCCATTCTACTCCAAGAACTCAAAAGAAAATGTCCTGAAAATGGTGATGTTAATGTACGGTTGCCGATTGACCGAGGAAGCGAGGAAACATTTGACATTCACATTTTGCAAAATATTAGAAGTGGTTTTGCTGTGTTAGAATCCGATGCCAAGCTCAATGATGATGAAACTACCAGTAGTGTAATAGACTCCTACTTTGGTTTTTTCCAGCCACCTTTTGGACCTTCGTTCGAGGCAGATTTTGTCGAATCGATTATAAAGATGGGCCAGATTGGTATCAAGACCAGTTTGGAAGGTGGGGTTAGGCGAATTTGCTCTAGTTTCTCATAG
- the LOC133706763 gene encoding uncharacterized protein LOC133706763 isoform X1, with product MSIALDRNGNSGNGMIPRSGRFIHGMPCISIYDTKGFDQDCRLELEEDSSISRSSSVGNNSDESNGSSEGEVQSSFKGPLDTMDQLEEVLPVKGDEPTGHKEIFNHAHSSLRGVIERTFGVWKKKKEYFT from the exons ATGTCTATTGCTTTGGACAGAAATGGGAATAGTGGGAATGGTATGATCCCACGGTCCGGGAggttcatccatgggatgcctTGTATTTCGATCTACGACACAAAAGGGTTTGATCAGGATTGTCGTTTGGAGTTGGAGGAGGACTCTAGTATCTCGAGGTCCTCGTCGGTTGGTAATAACAGTGACGAGTCTAATGGGTCGTCGGAGGGTGAGGTTCAGAGCTCGTTTAAAGGGCCTTTGGACACCATGGACCAGCTTGAGGAGGTTTTGCCTGTCAA AGGTGATGAACCGACCGGTCATAAAGAAATATTCAATCATGCACATTCTTCACTCAGGGGTGTTATTGAGCGCACTTTTGGagtatggaaaaaaaaaaaggagtattTTACGTGA
- the LOC133706763 gene encoding uncharacterized protein LOC133706763 isoform X2 translates to MSIALDRNGNSGNGMIPRSGRFIHGMPCISIYDTKGFDQDCRLELEEDSSISRSSSVGNNSDESNGSSEGEVQSSFKGPLDTMDQLEEVLPVNLPNTSAASPHSKFGSASSHSKFEIASPHSTAIPN, encoded by the exons ATGTCTATTGCTTTGGACAGAAATGGGAATAGTGGGAATGGTATGATCCCACGGTCCGGGAggttcatccatgggatgcctTGTATTTCGATCTACGACACAAAAGGGTTTGATCAGGATTGTCGTTTGGAGTTGGAGGAGGACTCTAGTATCTCGAGGTCCTCGTCGGTTGGTAATAACAGTGACGAGTCTAATGGGTCGTCGGAGGGTGAGGTTCAGAGCTCGTTTAAAGGGCCTTTGGACACCATGGACCAGCTTGAGGAGGTTTTGCCTGTCAA tttaccaaacacctcagctgcttctcctcacagcaagttcggaagtgcttcctctcacagtaAGTTCGAAATTGCTTCCcctcacagcacagcaatcccaaactaa